The DNA sequence CAAGGAAGTGGGGGACTTCTTCAAGCTCGTGGGGAGTGGGGACTCCAAGGACCCTGAGCGAGCCAAGCAAGTGATGCTGGCGTTCGTGCCCTTCACCCGCAGGGTTCTGGAGGCCTCGGCAGGAGTAGATGGCGCCAACGTCAACAAAGAGGACCTGGAGAGACTGGGTGCTGCCGAGGCTGTCATGCCGTCTGTGATAACGTTCTTGGACAGTCTGAGAAACATAAATCCTGGAACCAATCAGTATTATCAGCAAGATTATGGTCACCGTTATCAATAGCCTTATTGGTACCCTGAACTGAAGTTTTCTTGAAC is a window from the Procambarus clarkii isolate CNS0578487 unplaced genomic scaffold, FALCON_Pclarkii_2.0 HiC_scaffold_2155, whole genome shotgun sequence genome containing:
- the LOC123767242 gene encoding uncharacterized protein: MCLKSILYSALLASVASVMAQNYHQDNQNYHQDNQNYPQLDQAYQTPRVVKPDYGQPSSNNGNVANILKEVGDFFKLVGSGDSKDPERAKQVMLAFVPFTRRVLEASAGVDGANVNKEDLERLGAAEAVMPSVITFLDSLRNINPGTNQYYQQDYGHRYQ